The nucleotide window attcaaaaattattaaaaaaagtaccagcaattaaaaatttatagatttaaaGTTGCATTTAGAGAAAAACTTGTgcgtttttactttttaaaaattacgcggATTTCCTTTCAATTATTTCGATAGCTGAATCTTATTTGGAATActtgtataaaatttatatttttttagagagttttcttttaaatttctgaaGAAAAAGGAATTATTCGTTAAATAATTCGCGAGCGAATTGAAAGTCATCATTATGTATACCTTGAGTTTAAACACTTTATCTACGAGTATGAGGGAAGTTATAAAAGATGCGGACTGGCCGAATATTTCATTTTTCTCTCGGgtttatttttatcaatatttcattttacgttttttttttttgtaatttgcaACTTTACGTTCtacgtaaaatttattttactacaatatataattttttttgttatatttttattatttatttttcttactgCGGTGCAAAACTGTACATTGTCGATGTTGTTGACATAGTTGATGgtattgtcgttgttgttgctggtgctTGTGcaattgttgctgttgctgctgtcgtcgttgttgttagtgttgttgttgttgtgtattataataaattccaacaaaatgttgtgATTAAACTGTACAATACTGAcaataaaactattaaatacGGCCAATGACGTTGAAAAGACCAATATGAAAAGCAACAACAATGGCAACACCATAAAGGCCAGCTAGCCAATGttatagacaatttttgcaCTGGCTGGTGATAAAAACGGCCTGAGGCTGTAGCAGACGACGATGACGATGTGATGTCATTATTGTCCATGGCCCCACTGCGTACTTCCGTTTTACTATAATATGTGGGTTTACGCGTAACAACATTGCTGTTGCTTATAACACCAGGTAGGCCATTAATACCGCCACCAGCACCCCCACCATTCGCACCAAATTCAAAAGAGTTACCCATGGTGTTGTAGTGATGTCGTCCACCATTAACAGCATCCAGACTGTGAGGTTTATGAGTGCCATGTTTATGATGGTGGCTGTTGGAATTTCCTGCACTATTGACAGTGCCTCCTGCACCAGCACCCCCACCACCACCATTTGAGGTGTAATAAACATTCGGTGTTAAGGGTGGCATTGGTAAATCGCTGTCATCAAAATCCTCCGCCGAGCCATAAAGATCTTCATCATCGGGTTGATATGTGACgcgtaattgtttttgttttaaaatgtcaTTGGTGTCGGCATCTGCGTTACTGCCATGTTTATTAACTGGCGTTTTACGACTTGGTCCAGggatttctattaaaaatacacaaaaacaaaaacattcattCCATCATTCGCTGGTTCGTTTATGCAACAAAATAAAGTTATTCTTTTTGTGTTGTGTCATTGTGTCTCTAACAAGATTGATTGTAACGGACTGAACTGATTTAATTGTGTTATGTTTTCCACTTACCATAGAGTCTTATGCTGCTGTCCACTTCACCCAGTGAATTTTTGGCAATGCATCGGTATGAGCCAACATCTTCTTTTTGGAATTTCCTCACAATCAGTGTCATTTTGGTTTCATACATTGATTTCGAGTTTTCCTGTACATGATATTTGGATGAGGAGACAATCATTTCACCTGTTGATTAAATAGCAATTTAAAAGaggaatattatttatttagcaattaacaGTGATGTGTTTGTTATTATATTAAGCTGGCTAAATATAATACTTAGGGCTATTATTTAAGGTAAAACATTGGTGATGACTAGCAATTACTGTATACTTTAcaatgactactacataccATATACATTACCTAGAAGtagttaaataataatatgGTCTTccactcatcatcatcatgacaACCTCTACAGAAATCTTTAACAATAAAgagttttttatgaaaaaaattttgatggtaaatttttcttaatacttcagaatatacagtatcattattatttttgctataaagtaactatatggttatttatagtgctgtaaagtcaaaggttttttcttgtcattttaatattagaaacatgtgatttttttacttttgaatcgtagtagcctgtgcttttttctttaaagttttttttggaaaattacacctttttttataaaaaagttggaagttaaccattccacgtagttattaaggagtttttgcATGTTCTTTTTATGTACAAGTGCagtgattaggaactagttttaaatctgtagaaactaaattaaaaaaaagtttaaaaggccagaacaaattaaaaggggcTACTAGAGATTAAGTGTGAATAACATCTAATACCGTGAAGTATCAAGAGcaagtactataaatttcagctgcaattatctgtCATTCCAATAACATGAACTATTTCAGTGCCTTCATATATTAcacatttgtttgtattttttttgtcaatttcaaaaattatgtaagtttgagagttatttacgtctatgctgatttggccaaaccatgtatttgtatgtcgaaattttttcaatgcatcatttgtgttatttttaattataaacctaattgaagccacttacaaaaattatatacttttttcgatacttttataacgtcaatgtttatttggccaactcctgtaagcaatttatttctaatattttttgcgatgtgtcaagtgtgtttttcttaaatgtacaccaaatttcaggcatttacatgaataacctaacttttccgataatttaaaaacgtccatgattgttttgccaaaccctgtatat belongs to Calliphora vicina chromosome 4, idCalVici1.1, whole genome shotgun sequence and includes:
- the DIP-alpha gene encoding leucine-rich repeats and immunoglobulin-like domains protein 1, which gives rise to MCQLNTDPMKSQIGFLDVVIPPDFVSEDTSSDVIVPEGSSVKLTCRARGYPEPIVTWRREDGNEIILKDNVGTKTLVSSYRGEVLKLTKISRNEMGSYLCIASNGVPPSVSKRISLSIHFHPVIQVPNQLVGAPLGTDVQIECHVEASPKSINYWIKDTGEMIVSSSKYHVQENSKSMYETKMTLIVRKFQKEDVGSYRCIAKNSLGEVDSSIRLYEIPGPSRKTPVNKHGSNADADTNDILKQKQLRVTYQPDDEDLYGSAEDFDDSDLPMPPLTPNVYYTSNGGGGGAGAGGTVNSAGNSNSHHHKHGTHKPHSLDAVNGGRHHYNTMGNSFEFGANGGGAGGGINGLPGVISNSNVVTRKPTYYSKTEVRSGAMDNNDITSSSSSATASGRFYHQPVQKLSITLASWPLWCCHCCCFSYWSFQRHWPYLIVLLSVLYSLITTFCWNLL